A portion of the Ciona intestinalis unplaced genomic scaffold, KH HT000024.2, whole genome shotgun sequence genome contains these proteins:
- the LOC100184235 gene encoding SWI/SNF complex subunit SMARCC2 isoform X2, with translation MNRSMKAESPMSSDGDKKKGGKKRSKQRSPSPSEQNKRRNKKGRPGTPASMKRKSYKEEEDDLTKDLEDPSIVPHVEEVAVPRHMYSKKDIETQPIKGGTLQEIVERDQDSNDNDEKNGDGSHEDTVTEQTHHIIVPSYSAWFDYNAIHSIERRALPEFFNNKNRSKTPEIYIAYRNFMIDTYRLNPSEYLSATGCRRNLAGDVCTILRVHAFLEQWGMINYQVDGDSKPSMMGPPPTSHFHVVADTPSGLQPVAPASNASHAHTIAKCDKGKPGEKPSAPDSGIGNNFGLRTDIYATQHKNQTGKGKTAAAAAIAKPWTDQEVLLLLEGLEMYKDDWNKVSEHVGSRTQDECILQFLRLPIEDPYIEGSVVANANAETDEERTVVLEQPIPFSKSGNPVMSTVAFLASVVSPRVAAAAAKAAIEEFSSLKDEVPQHYVAAHVKKVVEESKSGVEVGPTFGLDKSGIAGVEATDKPAEPTEDRDNVNDDENKDEKMESDEKAGEEGENEVKIERKLPEGNIATAAAAAISAAAVKAKYLAQIEERKIKSLVAHLVETQMKKLEIKLRHFEELETIMEREREQLEYQRQQLLQERQGFLHEQIKYAEARARQTQQAKQMTQAPPNQPQPTNPLQQVHDTKQQAQVPTKPYIQVISFAESI, from the exons ATGAATCGATCGATGAAAGCCGAGAGTCCGATGAGTTCCGACGGGGATAAGAAGAAAGGAGGAAAGAAACGATCAAAACAGCGATCACCATCGCCAAgcgaacaaaataaaagaagaaacaaGAAAG GTCGACCAGGGACACCCGCATCCATGAAGAGGAAGTCGTACAAGGAGGAGGAGGACGATCTAACCAAGGATTTGGAAGATCCATCAATTGTTCCTCATGTGGAGGAAGTTGCCGTTCCTAGACAT ATGTATTCGAAGAAAGACATTGAAACGCAACCAATCAAAGGTGGAACGTTGCAGGAGATTGTGGAGCGAGACCAAGATTCGAATGATAATGATGAAAAGAATG gtgaTGGTTCACATGAGGACACGGTGACGGAACAAACGCATCACATCATCGTGCCGAGTTATTCGGCGTGGTTTGATTATAATGCGATTCATTCTATTGAACGAAG AGCCCTCCCCGAGTTCTTCAACAACAAGAATCGTTCCAAGACACCCGAGATATACATCGCGTATCGTAACTTTATGATTGACACGTACCGGCTCAACCCGTCCGAGTATTTGAGCGCTACCGGTTGTAGAAGGAACTTAGCCGGGGATGTTTGTACTATATTAAG AGTCCATGCATTCCTTGAGCAGTGGGGAATGATCAATTACCAAGTAGATGGTGACAGCAAGCCATCCATGATGGGCCCGCCACCAACTTCACACTTCCATGTTGTTGCCGATACACCATCGGGATTGCAACCTGTTGCCCCAGCTTCTAATGCAAGCCATGCACATACTATTGCTAAGTGTGATAAG GGCAAACCTGGTGAGAAACCATCAGCCCCCGACAGTGGGATCGGGAACAACTTCGGTTTACGGACCGATATTTACGCGACCCAACACAAGAATCAAACAGGGAAAGGTAAAACTGCAGCAGCCGCAGCGATCGCTAAACCTTGGACGGACCAAGaggttttgttgttgttggaaGGATTGGAGATGTATAAG gATGATTGGAACAAAGTATCTGAGCACGTTGGAAGTCGAACACAAGATGAATGCATTCTACAATTCCTTCGACTTCCTATTGAAGATCCTTATATTGAAG GGTCGGTGGTAGCGAACGCAAACGCCGAAACCGACGAGGAACGAACCGTTGTGTTGGAGCAACCCATTCCATTCTCTAAGTCGGGGAATCCCGTTATGAGCACAGTCGCTTTCCTCGCTTCGGTGGTTAGCCCTCGCGTGGCAGCTGCTGCAGCGAAAGCGGCGATCGAGGAATTCTCGTCGTTAAAGGATGAAGTCCCGCAACATTATGTGGCTGCTCATGTTAAAAAG GTTGTGGAAGAATCAAAGTCCGGGGTTGAAGTCGGCCCCACGTTTGGTCTCGATAAAAGTGGAATCGCTGGTGTGGAAGCAACAG ACAAACCCGCTGAACCAACGGAAGACCGTGACAACGTGAACGATGATGAAAATAAAGATGAGAAAATGGAGAGTGATGAAAAAGCTGGGGAGGAAGGAGAG AATGAAGTAAAGATTGAGCGCAAGTTACCTGAAGGCAACATCGCAACAGCTGCAGCGGCTGCCATTAGCGCTGCTGCTGTGAAAGCCAAGTATCTCGCTCAAATCGAagaaaggaaaataaaaagtctGGTTGCTCATCTTGTGGAAACACAGATGAAGAAATTGGAAATTAAACTCAG GCATTTTGAGGAATTGGAAACGATCATGGAGCGCGAGCGTGAACAGCTGGAATACCAACGTCAACAATTATTACAGGAACGACAAGGTTTCTTACACGAACAAATCAAATACGCTGAAGCTAGGGCTCGACAAACACAGCAG GCGAAACAGATGACGCAAGCCCCACCCAACCAACCCCAACCAACCAACCCACTTCAGCAAGTCCATGATACCAAACAACAAGCACAGGTACCAACCAAACCTTATATACAAGTAATATCTTTTGCCGAATctatttaa
- the LOC100185807 gene encoding D-aminoacyl-tRNA deacylase 1-like has translation MKAIVQRVVKAGVTVGEEQISSIGRGICVLVGISKDDGPKDTEYMVRKILNLRIFEDETGKRWAKSVKEMNLEILCVSQFTLQCVLKGNKPDFHGAMMADTSETFYKDFLEKLRQSYSPDKIQDGKFGNHMQVHIQNDGPVTIELNSPPPRQKKKAVEQSSEKVMS, from the exons atgaaagcgATCGTTCAAAGAGTCGTAAAGGCGGGTGTAACTG TTGGGGAAGAACAGATAAGTTCCATCGGACGAGGGATTTGTGTCTTGGTTGGAATATCAAAAGACGATGGACCAAAAGATACGGAATACAT GGTCCGAAAGATCTTGAACCTTCGTATATTTGAGGATGAGACGGGTAAACGGTGGGCGAAGAGCGTGAAAGAGATGAATCTCGAGATACTTTGTGTCAGCCAG TTCACTTTGCAATGCGTGTTGAAAGGCAACAAACCGGACTTTCACGGAGCAATGATGGCCGATACTTCGGaaacattttacaaagatTTTCTTGAAAAACTTCGGCAAAGTTATTCTCCTGATAAAATTCAAG ACGGTAAGTTTGGCAATCACATGCAAGTCCACATACAGAACGATGGACCCGTCACTATTGAGTTGAACTCGCCCCCTCCAAGACAG aaaaagaagGCTGTTGAACAATCAAGTGAgaaagtgatgtcataa
- the LOC100183434 gene encoding protein lin-52 homolog, whose amino-acid sequence MAGNSLQNGMDEQLLSFEKLDRSSPDLWPEQLSVTDFLSGLKSPASPAVKWGGQLDDDIDMLQEFGNLTTTNLMEKVRELQNLAYQLGLDESREMTRGKLLNILDKPKTNQR is encoded by the coding sequence ATGGCAGGTAACTCACTACAAAACGGCATGGATGAACAACTTCTAAGTTTTGAGAAATTGGATCGTTCGTCACCCGATCTGTGGCCGGAACAATTATCTGTAACGGACTTTTTATCCGGGTTAAAAAGTCCCGCTTCCCCCGCTGTGAAGTGGGGGGGACAACTGGATGACGACATAGATATGCTACAAGAGTTTGGGAACCTAACAACAACCAATCTCATGGAAAAAGTTCGGGAATTACAAAATTTGGCGTACCAACTTGGATTAGATGAGTCACGTGAGATGACCCGGggaaaacttttaaatattttggacaaaccaaaaacaaaccaacGATAA
- the LOC100176400 gene encoding pre-mRNA-splicing factor syf2 has translation MDDDNDKLSRFKKLQQRRSELKRLNRAEVVEEDRKKKLPSNWEAVQKKAEWKLNEIEKSKEFADAGKDYDRVKLLDVSASDAEKKVAAKRRKKNPDIGFSTFEEAGTRLYQKLAQKIEPDMENYERRKEEMGEDIFYAGMNTLLPGQVKDTKAGIDRMVDDLNERKAKKKPFSRRRAYDDSNDIDYINEGNARCNRKLEKFYGQYTAEIKQNLERGTAV, from the exons ATGGACGACGATAATGATAAATTGTCCCGGTTTAAGAAGTTACAACAACGACGAAGCGAACTTAAGCGACTTAACCGAGCTGAGGTCGTTGAGGAAGATCGAAAGAAGAAACTGCCGTCGAATTGGGAGGCCGTTCAAAAGAAGGCAGAGTGGAAACTTAATGAAATCGAGAAAAGCAAGGAATTCGCCGATGCTGGTAAAGATTACGACAGAGTTAAATTGTTGGATGTGAGCGCGAGCGATGCCGAGAAAAAGGTTGCAGCAAAAAGAAGGAAGAAAAATCCTGATATTGGGTTTTCAA CCTTCGAAGAAGCAGGAACTCGTCTTTACCAGAAGTTGGCGCAAAAGATCGAGCCCGACATGGAGAATTATGAGCGTCGAAAAGAagagatgggggaagatatcTTCTACGCGGGGATGAACACACTGTTGCCAG GCCAAGTAAAAGACACAAAAGCTGGAATCGATCGAATGGTGGACGATTTAAACGAACGGAAAGCGAAGAAGAAACCCTTCAGCCGCCGTAGAGCATATGACGATTCAAACGACATCGACTACATTAACGAAGGCAACGCACGATGCAACCGAAAGTTGGAGAAGTTTTACGGACAATATACTGCAGAGATCAAACAGAACCTGGAGCGAGGGACAGCTGTTTAA
- the LOC108950149 gene encoding cell wall protein DAN4-like: protein MDKTLGNQITPDIGNVTIFTFNTGGSFVNGYNGNALRLYQTSDTFNGVAAVPDECVFEPANQCNGGLTVAAWLRPHAWAADTIVITTGKPPLLVPGFTIYPRTSIFQREIIADVISSSGTRSTATIDRDLIPLDTWTHLTMVWHETTGIKMYINGTEPTYIGSPASSTVSLSTSLNELKFTFGSSLQQLDFDEVKLWYNPLTPTQVMRAVTNVPTTTTTTTTTTTTTTTTPATTRTTTTPATTRTTTNSGNIVKICPNTVAKVLALAYAVGVV, encoded by the exons ATGGACAAGACGTTGGGGAACCAAATTACACCAGACATTGGGAATGTGACGATATTTACTTTCAACACTGGAGGATCAT TCGTGAACGGTTACAATGGCAATGCGTTACGTCTGTACCAAACAAGCGACACATTCAATGGAGTCGCGGCCGTCCCGGATGAGTGCGTATTCGAACCAGCCAACCAATGCAATGGAG GATTAACAGTAGCCGCGTGGTTGCGACCGCATGCGTGGGCTGCTGatacaatcgttataacaacGGGTAAACCCCCCCTATTGGTCCCCGGATTCACCATTTATCCGCGAACGTCAATATTTCAACGAGAGATAATTGCTGACGTCATATCGTCCAGTG GCACCAGATCCACTGCCACCATTGATAGAGATCTTATACCTTTGGACACGTGGACGCATTTAACCATGGTGTGGCATGAAACAACTGGTATAAAG ATGTACATCAACGGCACCGAGCCAACATACATTGGCTCACCAGCGTCATCTACCGTCAGCTTATCAACCAGTTTAAACGAGCTAAAATTCACATTCGGCAGTTCGTTACAACAACTCGATTTCGATGAAGTAAAGTTATGGTACAACCCACTAACCCCTACCCAAGTAATGCGGG CGGTCACCAATGtgccaacaacaacaacaacaacaacaacaacaacaacaactacaacaacaacaccagcaacgacaagaacaacaacaacacccgCTACCACACGAACAACAACTAACTCAGGAAACATAGTAAAG ATCTGCCCCAACACGGTGGCGAAGGTGCTTGCTTTAGCGTATGCTGTGGGTGTTGTATAA
- the LOC100184235 gene encoding SWI/SNF complex subunit SMARCC2 isoform X1 translates to MNRSMKAESPMSSDGDKKKGGKKRSKQRSPSPSEQNKRRNKKGRPGTPASMKRKSYKEEEDDLTKDLEDPSIVPHVEEVAVPRHMYSKKDIETQPIKGGTLQEIVERDQDSNDNDEKNGDGSHEDTVTEQTHHIIVPSYSAWFDYNAIHSIERRALPEFFNNKNRSKTPEIYIAYRNFMIDTYRLNPSEYLSATGCRRNLAGDVCTILRVHAFLEQWGMINYQVDGDSKPSMMGPPPTSHFHVVADTPSGLQPVAPASNASHAHTIAKCDKGKPGEKPSAPDSGIGNNFGLRTDIYATQHKNQTGKGKTAAAAAIAKPWTDQEVLLLLEGLEMYKDDWNKVSEHVGSRTQDECILQFLRLPIEDPYIEGSVVANANAETDEERTVVLEQPIPFSKSGNPVMSTVAFLASVVSPRVAAAAAKAAIEEFSSLKDEVPQHYVAAHVKKVVEESKSGVEVGPTFGLDKSGIAGVEATGTDKPAEPTEDRDNVNDDENKDEKMESDEKAGEEGENEVKIERKLPEGNIATAAAAAISAAAVKAKYLAQIEERKIKSLVAHLVETQMKKLEIKLRHFEELETIMEREREQLEYQRQQLLQERQGFLHEQIKYAEARARQTQQAKQMTQAPPNQPQPTNPLQQVHDTKQQAQVPTKPYIQVISFAESI, encoded by the exons ATGAATCGATCGATGAAAGCCGAGAGTCCGATGAGTTCCGACGGGGATAAGAAGAAAGGAGGAAAGAAACGATCAAAACAGCGATCACCATCGCCAAgcgaacaaaataaaagaagaaacaaGAAAG GTCGACCAGGGACACCCGCATCCATGAAGAGGAAGTCGTACAAGGAGGAGGAGGACGATCTAACCAAGGATTTGGAAGATCCATCAATTGTTCCTCATGTGGAGGAAGTTGCCGTTCCTAGACAT ATGTATTCGAAGAAAGACATTGAAACGCAACCAATCAAAGGTGGAACGTTGCAGGAGATTGTGGAGCGAGACCAAGATTCGAATGATAATGATGAAAAGAATG gtgaTGGTTCACATGAGGACACGGTGACGGAACAAACGCATCACATCATCGTGCCGAGTTATTCGGCGTGGTTTGATTATAATGCGATTCATTCTATTGAACGAAG AGCCCTCCCCGAGTTCTTCAACAACAAGAATCGTTCCAAGACACCCGAGATATACATCGCGTATCGTAACTTTATGATTGACACGTACCGGCTCAACCCGTCCGAGTATTTGAGCGCTACCGGTTGTAGAAGGAACTTAGCCGGGGATGTTTGTACTATATTAAG AGTCCATGCATTCCTTGAGCAGTGGGGAATGATCAATTACCAAGTAGATGGTGACAGCAAGCCATCCATGATGGGCCCGCCACCAACTTCACACTTCCATGTTGTTGCCGATACACCATCGGGATTGCAACCTGTTGCCCCAGCTTCTAATGCAAGCCATGCACATACTATTGCTAAGTGTGATAAG GGCAAACCTGGTGAGAAACCATCAGCCCCCGACAGTGGGATCGGGAACAACTTCGGTTTACGGACCGATATTTACGCGACCCAACACAAGAATCAAACAGGGAAAGGTAAAACTGCAGCAGCCGCAGCGATCGCTAAACCTTGGACGGACCAAGaggttttgttgttgttggaaGGATTGGAGATGTATAAG gATGATTGGAACAAAGTATCTGAGCACGTTGGAAGTCGAACACAAGATGAATGCATTCTACAATTCCTTCGACTTCCTATTGAAGATCCTTATATTGAAG GGTCGGTGGTAGCGAACGCAAACGCCGAAACCGACGAGGAACGAACCGTTGTGTTGGAGCAACCCATTCCATTCTCTAAGTCGGGGAATCCCGTTATGAGCACAGTCGCTTTCCTCGCTTCGGTGGTTAGCCCTCGCGTGGCAGCTGCTGCAGCGAAAGCGGCGATCGAGGAATTCTCGTCGTTAAAGGATGAAGTCCCGCAACATTATGTGGCTGCTCATGTTAAAAAG GTTGTGGAAGAATCAAAGTCCGGGGTTGAAGTCGGCCCCACGTTTGGTCTCGATAAAAGTGGAATCGCTGGTGTGGAAGCAACAG gcACAGACAAACCCGCTGAACCAACGGAAGACCGTGACAACGTGAACGATGATGAAAATAAAGATGAGAAAATGGAGAGTGATGAAAAAGCTGGGGAGGAAGGAGAG AATGAAGTAAAGATTGAGCGCAAGTTACCTGAAGGCAACATCGCAACAGCTGCAGCGGCTGCCATTAGCGCTGCTGCTGTGAAAGCCAAGTATCTCGCTCAAATCGAagaaaggaaaataaaaagtctGGTTGCTCATCTTGTGGAAACACAGATGAAGAAATTGGAAATTAAACTCAG GCATTTTGAGGAATTGGAAACGATCATGGAGCGCGAGCGTGAACAGCTGGAATACCAACGTCAACAATTATTACAGGAACGACAAGGTTTCTTACACGAACAAATCAAATACGCTGAAGCTAGGGCTCGACAAACACAGCAG GCGAAACAGATGACGCAAGCCCCACCCAACCAACCCCAACCAACCAACCCACTTCAGCAAGTCCATGATACCAAACAACAAGCACAGGTACCAACCAAACCTTATATACAAGTAATATCTTTTGCCGAATctatttaa